One genomic region from Pseudomonas sp. R5-89-07 encodes:
- the rnhB gene encoding ribonuclease HII, producing MSTQMGLDFSLVAEAHELVAGVDEVGRGPLCGAVVTAAVILDPNRPILGLNDSKKLTEARREKLYDEICEKALSWHIARAEVEEIDELNILHATMLAMQRAVEGLHITPKLAMIDGNRCPKLAMRAEAVVQGDSKVPAIAAASILAKVSRDREMAAFELVYPGYGMGGHKGYPTPVHLEALARLGPTPIHRRSFAPVRQAYELRESLSEV from the coding sequence ATGAGCACGCAGATGGGCCTGGATTTCAGCCTGGTTGCAGAGGCCCACGAACTGGTGGCGGGCGTCGACGAAGTCGGGCGCGGCCCGTTGTGCGGTGCGGTCGTGACGGCCGCGGTGATCCTCGACCCGAACCGTCCGATCCTTGGCCTTAACGATTCGAAGAAGCTCACCGAAGCCCGTCGCGAAAAGCTCTACGACGAGATCTGTGAGAAAGCCCTGAGCTGGCATATCGCCCGGGCAGAAGTGGAAGAGATCGACGAACTGAACATCCTGCATGCCACCATGCTTGCCATGCAGCGTGCGGTTGAAGGGCTGCATATTACGCCTAAGCTGGCGATGATCGATGGCAACCGCTGCCCCAAACTGGCGATGCGCGCCGAGGCGGTGGTCCAGGGCGACAGCAAGGTGCCAGCCATCGCAGCGGCGTCGATTCTGGCCAAGGTCAGTCGCGACCGTGAAATGGCTGCTTTCGAATTGGTTTACCCCGGCTACGGCATGGGTGGCCACAAAGGCTACCCGACGCCCGTTCATCTGGAAGCCTTGGCGCGACTCGGCCCTACGCCTATCCATCGCCGCTCGTTCGCCCCGGTGCGCCAGGCTTATGAGCTGCGCGAGAGCCTCAGCGAGGTGTAG